The following coding sequences lie in one Miscanthus floridulus cultivar M001 chromosome 9, ASM1932011v1, whole genome shotgun sequence genomic window:
- the LOC136482284 gene encoding uncharacterized protein: MAASRSRGWARGAAAFAAVALAVGAGRRYGWDGASAVAAFREARGTLGPWAAPAYVAAHALTLALCPPYAIFFEGGAALIFDFLPGVACVFSAKVLGASLSFWIGRAIFRYFTSAMEWLQRNKYFHVVVKGVERDGWKFVLLARFSPLPSYIINYALSATDVGFFRDFLLPTVIGCLPMILQNVSIVSLAGAAVASTTGSNKSHIYSYLFPAMGIVSSVLISWRIKQYSSALAVPEELQSSPTNGNDNGDAKLASTPSKNTSSRKTRKTR, encoded by the exons ATGGCGGCGTCGCGGAGCAGGGGctgggcgcgcggcgcggcggcgtTCGCGGCCGTGGCGCTGGCGGTGGGCGCGGGGCGGCGGTACGGGTGGGACGGCGCCTCCGCGGTGGCGGCGTTCCGCGAGGCCCGGGGCACGCTGGGGCCCTGGGCTGCGCCGGCCTACGTGGCCGCGCACGCGCTCACGCTCGCGCTGTGCCCGCCCTACGCCATCTTCTTCGAGGGCGGCGCCGCGCTCATCTTCGACTTCCTGCCTGGCGTCGCGTGCGTCTTCTCCGCCAAGGTCCTCGGGGCCTCGCTCTCCTTCTGGATCGGCAG GGCAATTTTCAGATACTTCACTTCAGCAATGGAATGGCTACAGAGGAACAAGTACTTCCATGTTGTCGTTAAAGGGGTTGAGCGGGATGGCTGGAAATTTGTATTGCTTGCTAGATTCTCTCCTTTGCCTTCCTACATCATCAACTACGCTCTATCAGCCACGGATGTTGGATTTTTTAGAGATTTTCTTCTTCCCACAGTTATCGGCTGCTTACCAATGATACTACAGAATGTTTCCATTGTAAGCCTTGCCGGTGCAGCAGTGGCCTCGACCACAGGATCAAATAAGTCCCATATATACTCTTACCTGTTTCCAGCAATGGGCATTGTGTCCAGTGTTCTCATTTCATGGAGGATTAAGCAGTATTCCTCAGCCCTTGCTGTTCCTGAAGAGCTGCAAAGTTCACCTACTAATGGAAATGACAACGGTGATGCAAAGCTGGCGTCCACACCATCCAAAAACACCAGCTCTAGGAAAACTAGGAAGACAAGGTGA